Within the Trichoderma breve strain T069 chromosome 3, whole genome shotgun sequence genome, the region GAAGCGCGTTCGGGGCTGTGATCATAACGCAATAAACCCGAAGGTGATGTTCCTGCATAAGAATCTCCATGCACTTTTCTGCCAATGAATCCAACAAGACAGTATCAGGCTGCACAGGTGGGCCACCTGAAGTGAGAGGTGCTGTTGACGCTGCTTCTGACTCGAGAACAACGACAGGTAAGTGCTCGTCATTGACAAACACATCAAATGCAGAGCAGTCATGAATCTTGGGGACATTCTTGACAATGCTCACCACAATGTGCTGAACAAAGAAATACCTATATTCAGCGATACCCGCGTGGCCGTGCTCGACCCATTCAACTTTTTGCCGGATTCGATCCTCGTACAGACCCAGAACATAGATTTTGCCTTCGATCACTGTACCAAGAAGGCCAGTCCGCAGGAACTCTGGCTCTACGGCAGTTGGTGTTGGCTCTCCAGGCTCAAACTTGTAGGGGCGTGCGTGGAAAATAAGCTCCGTGTTCTTGGGTTGCGCCCAAAAGCCTCCAGAGAGAGATGGCGAATCAACCCATATCTCACCAACCGACCGCGGGATTGCCAAAAGGCCGGTCTCAGGGTCCACGACGGCAAGCGTAGCATCTGGAATAGGGTATCCAAAGGCGCCAACTCGGACCATGGTGGATTCCAATGATGTCTTCTTTCGAGCTTCGTTGCCGTGAGCGAGGACAACAACTTCATTGGTCTTTAAAGCCTCCCGATCCAGGATGACCTCTCCTAACTCGATCTTTTCATCCAGTTCCTTGGTGGTTGTTCCTCCACCGCCTAATAGACTGCCGAATCCGTTTGATGGGGctggcttctcttcctcttctttttcaccaTCAGATTCCTTGCCGGAGTCGTCTAGCTTCAGTTGAACTCCCAACCGCTCTTCGCCGCCGAGCCAATCTCGAACACTGATGACCATTCCACCATGTTCCGGAAGACAAAGCATTGGGGCCACAACTTCACGCGCTCGCGGATTTCTTAGGGGTCGCAGCCATCTATCTGCTAAGACTTCGTGAAACTCGCTATCAATAGTAAGGGTGTCAATCAAGCACAGCTTCACTGCCTGGAAATTCGGCTCCATCCCCTTCTTGAAGTTTCGTGTCGTCATGGGATCTTGCTGGTAGTTGTATGCCGCCCGTTTTAGCCCTGGGTAGTCTGCAATCATGACGGTTGCTCTGTACTTGGTAATCAGATGGGCATATAGGCCAGGAGACTCAACGGCTTTGTTGTCAAACCAGACGGTTGTGTGGCCGCCGTAAACGGTCAGCAAAATACTAAGAATCATACCAACCCCCTGTCGAGGATCAAGATAAGAGAGCAATATCTCGCTACTTGCTCCACCACCGATGAGCTTTCCGTTTTTGTCTCGTAGGGAAGAGTTGAAAGTATCGCCGGGGCCATTGCCAGGAACAGTAGAGATAATAGCGCTTAGACAGGCCATCTGATGCATAATTGTTCGGTGGCTAAGAACGACTCCCCTCAAGTCACCGGTTGGAGCACGAGAGAACTCAATGTAGGCCAAGTCCGGAACGGTTAACGGAGGCAcgtcctctttcttctttggatGGTAACCGCCAAACTCGTTAGTTTTCCACCACTCGACTCCTTTAGGCCATGTGAGTTTCTGCGTAGTAATGTCTCTCTGGAAAGTCTTGAGGTTGTTTTCCGTCGTGAGGGCCAGATGGGCTTGCGTAGAGGTGAGGATATAGTTTAACCGCTGGTAGTCCTGCAAGTCATTGATTGGAACTGCCACCACTCCAGCAATGAAACAGCCCAGTAAGGCGATGGCGAAGTCGATGATTTCAGTGTCACGATATATGAGAGCTACTCGGTCACCACGGTATAGCGGACTCTTATCTCGGATGACCTGTGCCACCTTTTCGGCTCTTGATGCAAGCTTATCCCAGGTGATGGACGCCATCTCCTTGCCCTTACTATCAAGGACCCAATATGCCGGTCTTTTAGCAGTAGTGCGGGCACGATGACGAAGCACTGCAGCCATGTTGTCGAAAGACGACATGGGCGTATTGTTATCGTGAGGGTCCTGAATGGCAAATGGGACTTCTCTTGGCTCAAGCGGAGCCTGGTATTCCAGTATTTCGGGTGGAGGCATATCGTTGGCAGTGAGCATTGGAGGCGCCATGGCGGCCGTTGGGGAGAAAGCATCGCCAGAGTATCTCTGACCTCCTCCATAGTCACCCATCTGATTCTGTTCATAGTGCTGCTGCCCTGCGAAATCTGAAAAGTATGCCTGGTTATCAAGCAGCGTTCTGGTTCTGCCGTCGTCCGGCTGGTGGTATGATTCGGCGTATGCGCCGTGTTGGTCGGGATTAAAGGCATAGTCTCCGGAAACCATAGTTCCACTTCGAGTGGGAGGATCATTGCCGCCCCCTGGCAAGAAAAGCGAGTCCCGCTGTGGTATAACGGCATTATCGGTCATCGGTCTTCCGGGGCGTAAGAGTTCGGCTGGCGAGGGATTTGAGGGCCCGTATGAAGAGCTTGGTGGCGGAGCGGCATAGCTTGAGTCGGGGCGCTGCGTATAATCGCCATAGTTGCTATTCTGGTCGTGATAGCCGCCTCCAGCGCCGTACCCACCTCCATAGCCACCGCTCACGGACGTCGAGGTCATGACAGAGGCCCGTCGGCCGTCGCTTGAGGGATGCGTCGAGGTCTCGGGAGAGTGTATGCTCAAGCCGGAGCGAGACTGCGGAGGCACCGGGGCCGGGGCTGCTTGATGGTGAGCAAACTGCGAAAGCAGCATTGTCCGCCGCTTCTGATATCTGCAACGTTCTTTGTCAGTTCACGgtccgccgcctccgctgGTGTCGTCGCCAGCATCTTTGAAGCCTGTTGCTCACCCCTTCTCAGTAATATCGCCCTCCTGCGCATCACATCGTCAGCCCAGAGTTTGGAATTGGTAGTGGGAGAGCTGTAGAGGCTTCTAGCGGACAACCTACCTCCAACTCGCggtccagctcctcgagcCTCGCCCGCAGCTCAGGATTGTATTCCGCCATGATGCAAAACAGCGCGCTGCTGGTCAGACACTTGCGCAGCACTTATGCTTGACTGAAGACGAGGGACTGGCGCTTCGCCATACCCAGACTCACCAATAGCGCGAGTCTCGTGATGTTGAGGTTTCTAGTTTGGCGGCTTGCTGCTAACGGCGAGCTTGTGCAGCCATGGTTCAAGAAAACGAGGGGCTGCTCCAGGTCTTTTAGCGGTTAACCAACCGCTATGAAGTAGCGCTCCTTAGCACAGAATTGCCAGGGCAGAGGCTTTGCTAGGCCGAGCTAGGCAAATGTCGAACGCGCGAACACGAGGTCTTATGTAATGCCGGATGAAGATCAAAAATACGAAAGAGATACCGGCTGTTTTGCGCCGTTTGCGGTGGCCCTACAAGTAGATGTTCTCTTTGCGGAGAAATACTCTTCCCGGTAACCCCGAGATCTCCCTATATATCATATTTGCCTATCTCTGCATTTGGCTCCCTGTAAATGCCCAAACTGTCAAATAACATTCCGTGCTCGGAAGAGAGCGCTGTAATGCGGTGAATAGCACCGACAACATGAAGTTATACGAGGGAAACGGCTGCAGAGGCTCACATGATGCCCTCGTATTAATGGACAGGGAATTAATAATAGCTGGTGCAATGGATTTGCCTCGTTGACGCCTATCTATCAACCCTGGCCGTGCGAATACCGCATACAAAACCAGAATGGTGCAGACACGAGCTGCCGTCTTACTATCGCGATACTATCGTGCATGAGCGAAATACCACATTCAGTCGATGGTCAGAGTAGacggagatgctggattcAATTTTTTATTCGTTTCCAGGAGGATAAGAATAGCACCACTTTCATATATCATACTTGCACATTGACAGCACGCTGCCAGCATGAACCTCTGGGTAAGTCAGTGAATTCTAATGCACAAAAATAACCACCAATATCAGGTCAAAGAAAATGCAAGTCAAAGAAACTGTCTTCACGATCGCctttggttttttttctccgacAGGATCCGTCACAAAAATAGAACTCTCCCccactctctttcttcttctcttctcttcgtttcttctctttccacTCAGTTGTGGGTTCTCATTCAACATGATAAGCGTTCACCATAGCTGCTGTTCAAGGCGCAAACGCAGAACAAAACTCTGGCATTGTAGTGGAAGCTTTCAGTCAATGTTTCATTACAATGAAGGCTTTCATGTCTAGTTTCAGGTCTTGAAACTGTTCGGTCATCCGGCTATTATTATCTCTTGTTCAGTGAATCCGGGGTAATGTCCTTTATATACCAACCTTTTCTTTAGCTCCTTGCTCTTTGTTCAGATTTCTTCAGCGGGACCCTTTCAACTTTTGTTCCATCTGTTCTGCTCTTCTAGAATAGTTCTAtaacaaataaacaaatcaTTGAGAACAATGAACTGACTTGTTCACTCGTTCTTATGTTTCAAACCTCGACGTTTCAAAACTCGATGATCATCTCGTGGCATGAGCTTAAATATGATCTACTTCTCCCCGTATAATATGCTTCAAACAAATCCATTCTACATTCAATCTCGACTAACGCCAACATCTGACAATTCTCCCTCATCTGAACACAATCTTGAAACTCTTTACCATATCATTTCCTTCTACGTAACATCAGGGAAAGCATACCGAACATGTCCGACTCACACGGCTCTCAGCACGCCAAGGCTGAGTTCCTAGACACTTGGTACCATAACGTCACAGACACGGTCAACTTAGACAACCAAAATTCTACAGGTATACCCTTGCCAATTGCTTTCTCAGAGCAAGTATACGCCGAAGCACAGTCAGGAATGAGTCCAGAAACGTTGGATTTCTTGAATGCTGCAGACCCTTTTAACCCCAATGAGCCAATGATAGAGGAACCCAGCCTCGATATTGATCTCACACTTGACTGGATGGCGCCGTAAGTGCTATACAGATATCGTATCGGTATTCATTCAATGCTAATAATTTGTTAAAGGGATCCATTCAGCAGTCAATTCTTAAACATCGGGGTCCCAGAGAATAACGTTCCCCTCTCACAGAATAGCAACCAGCAATTGGTACCATTCGGCCAGCAAC harbors:
- a CDS encoding AMP-binding enzyme domain-containing protein, with protein sequence MAEYNPELRARLEELDRELEEGDITEKGYQKRRTMLLSQFAHHQAAPAPVPPQSRSGLSIHSPETSTHPSSDGRRASVMTSTSVSGGYGGGYAAPPPSSSYGPSNPSPAELLRPGRPMTDNAVIPQRDSLFLPGGGNDPPTRSGTMVSGDYAFNPDQHGAYAESYHQPDDGRTRTLLDNQAYFSDFAGQQHYEQNQMGDYGGGQRYSGDAFSPTAAMAPPMLTANDMPPPEILEYQAPLEPREVPFAIQDPHDNNTPMSSFDNMAAVLRHRARTTAKRPAYWVLDSKGKEMASITWDKLASRAEKVAQVIRDKSPLYRGDRVALIYRDTEIIDFAIALLGCFIAGVVAVPINDLQDYQRLNYILTSTQAHLALTTENNLKTFQRDITTQKLTWPKGVEWWKTNEFGGYHPKKKEDVPPLTVPDLAYIEFSRAPTGDLRGVVLSHRTIMHQMACLSAIISTVPGNGPGDTFNSSLRDKNGKLIGGGASSEILLSYLDPRQGVGMILSILLTVYGGHTTVWFDNKAVESPGLYAHLITKYRATVMIADYPGLKRAAYNYQQDPMTTRNFKKGMEPNFQAVKLCLIDTLTIDSEFHEVLADRWLRPLRNPRAREVVAPMLCLPEHGGMVISVRDWLGGEERLGVQLKLDDSGKESDGEKEEEEKPAPSNGFGSLLGGGGTTTKELDEKIELGEVILDREALKTNEVVVLAHGNEARKKTSLESTMVRVGAFGYPIPDATLAVVDPETGLLAIPRSVGEIWVDSPSLSGGFWAQPKNTELIFHARPYKFEPGEPTPTAVEPEFLRTGLLGTVIEGKIYVLGLYEDRIRQKVEWVEHGHAGIAEYRYFFVQHIVVSIVKNVPKIHDCSAFDVFVNDEHLPVVVLESEAASTAPLTSGGPPVQPDTVLLDSLAEKCMEILMQEHHLRVYCVMITAPNALPRVIKNGRREIGNMLCRREFDLGNLPCVHVKFGVEHAVLNLPIGVDPIGGIWSPIASESRTNILAPADKQYSGIDRREVVIDDRTSTPLNNFSCITDLIQWRVARQPEELSYCTIDGRGREGKGITWKKFDSKVAAVAMYLKNKVKVRPGDHLVLMYTHSEEFVYAVHAGINLGAVIIPMAPLDQNRLNEDVPAFLHLIADYKVKAVLVNVDVDHLLKLKVVSSHIKQSAQILKISMPNTYNTSKPPKQNNGLRELGLTIDPAWIRPGYPVLIWTYWTPDQRRIAVQLGHDTILGMCKVQKETCQMTSSRPVLGCVRSTTGLGFVHTCLMGIYVGTPTYLLSPVEFAQSPISLFVTLSRYKIKDTYATPQMLDHAMSSMQAKGFTMHELKNMMISAEGRPRVDVFQKVRMHFAGAGLDRTAINTVYSHVLNPMIASRSYMCIEPIELWLDTKALRRGLIVPVDHDTDPQALLLQDSGMVPVSTQIAIVNPESRAHCYDGEYGEIWVDSEACVKAFYGSKDAFDVERFDGRTVDGDPNVRYVRTGDLGFLYNVNRPIGPNGALVEMQVLFVLGSIGETFEINGLSHFPMDIELSVERCHRNIVSNGCAVFQAGGLVVVLVEVNRKSYLASMVPVIVNAILSEHQIVADIVAFVNKGDFPRSRLGEKQRGKILAGWVTRKMRTVAQFAIRDLDASVLEPGEGPEGNRTSTGSLRSLGAAVPPNMRNVGQAPQILEQEEFTQQMDHMAHAEPVGYATSAQEEPQTPTAYYPGMERSQERYGYDHFEQGHPAQPSQPPPPPPPQPRQQHFEPAQQYEQQQKRPLDSRGTDAPSVAEPASSSPVPDTPPPRRNRFSQGPPQIRLPGVDGREGLDFWGDDNDETDWTTGTMMHMNLTGAFNNNNPR